The following proteins come from a genomic window of Trifolium pratense cultivar HEN17-A07 linkage group LG4, ARS_RC_1.1, whole genome shotgun sequence:
- the LOC123923023 gene encoding uncharacterized protein LOC123923023 — translation MSKPAKFISEGGSSTRPPLFEGNDYYYWKDKMELFLRSQDINMWAVVEVGDYAPLVKDSFTPKPQLEWTTQESDRVLLNTKAQLFIKSALCREEYDKIMECKTAKEMWTTLQTHHEGTSHIKETRIDIGERKFELFEMNNSETIDQMYGRFTVIINELNSLGKKYTTHERIRKLLRCLPEEWRHIVTAITIAKYLKTMDLEDFIGSLKAHEEILQEKKPAKNKMIALESQVEENLKREITCDEENPLQQDDEEEMAFLSRRIQKLMMRRNQIKRSFPSRRNETDLSQVKCYGCNQTGHYKNECPKLRQRKPPYNKSMMATWDDLEELPEEEEANVCLMTRTDFDEVNLEPCSSCMKTEKLFDNLLYDSQITAQKYDQLKIELTRVIQEKDEYKTKNKILEETLEKAQHDLDKVYKLKENLELKQSVSVLEKDITKCVKATETFENIIGVQQRVVDKNGIVKKKPWYLDSGCSRHMTGDRHSFLSLEEKEGGTVTFGNNEKASIKEGLEHNLISISQLCDNGLEVIFKTHTCEIKQISTGKTLFNGSRKKNVYVIYLDELPSCFVSLEKDKWIWHKRAGHVNMRTIAKLSQLDLVRGLPKISFDKDKLCESCTKGKQTKSSFKPKDFISTKRPLELLHIDLFGPVKTTSLGGKNYGFVIVDDYSRYTWVLFLKNNLGKFDSKSDKGIFLGYSLTSKAYRVYNLKSKSLEESMHVKFDEFDDISCVREIDDEDEQNSSKEQVIEQESPPQEPPRTWKVVSNHPQEQIIGDTAEGVRTRRSFQVDENNLAMISQIEPKSIEEAITDESWIIAMKEELSQFEKNEVWKLVPDPLDHSIIGTRRVFRNKMDENGKVIRSKARLVAQGYNQQEGIDYDETFAPVARLEAIRILLAYASHKCFKLFQMDVKSAFCNAPKF, via the exons ATGTCTAAACCTGCAAAATTCATCTCAGAAGGAGGATCATCAACTAGACCACCTCTTTTTGAAGGAAATGACTACTACTACTGGAAAGACAAGATGGAATTGTTTCTTAGGTCACAAGATATCAACATGTGGGCTGTAGTAGAAGTTGGAGACTATGCTCCACTGGTCAAAGATTCATTCACACCAAAACCACAGCTTGAGTGGACAACTCAAGAATCTGACAGGGTACTACTAAAcactaaagctcaattatttattaaaagtgctttgtgcaGGGAAGAATATGACAAGATCATGGAATGCAAGACGGCCAAAGAAATGTGGACCACTCTTCAAACACACCATGAAGGAACCAGCCACATAAAAGAAACAAGGATTGACATAGGAGAACGAAAGTTTGAACTGTTTGAAATGAATAACAGTGAAACTATAGATCAAATGTATGGACGGTTTACAGTCATCATAAATGAGCTAAATTCTCTTGGTAAAAAATATACCACACATGAGAGAATAAGAAAGCTACTAAGATGTCTACCAGAAGAATGGAGACACATAGTAACTGCAATAACTATAGCAAAATATCTCAAAACAATGGATCTGGAAGATTTCATTGGatctttaaaagctcatgaagaAATACTTCAAGAGAAGAAACCAGCAAAGAACAAAATGATTGCTCTAGAATCACAAGTAGAAGAAAACTTAAAAAGGGAAATAACATGTGATGAAGAGAATCCTCTTCAacaagatgatgaagaagaaatggCTTTTCTCTCAAGAAGAATCCAAAAGctaatgatgagaagaaatcaaatcaaaagatCATTCCCATCAAGAAGAAATGAAACTGACTTAAGTCAAGTAAAATGCTACGGATGCAATCAAACTGGAcattacaaaaatgaatgtccAAAGCTAAGGCAAAGAAAACCTCCCTACAACAAATCCATGATGGCTACATGGGACGATCTAGAAGAATtaccagaagaagaagaagcaaatgttTGCCTAATGACCAGAACTGACTTTGATGAGGTAAACCTTGAACCTTGTTCATCATGCATGAAAactgaaaaattatttgataatctcttatatGATTCACAAATTACTGCTCAAAAATATGATCAACTTAAAATTGAACTTACTAGAGTAATTcaagaaaaagatgaatataaaactaaaaataaaattttagaagaAACTTTGGAAAAAGCTCAGCATGATCTAGATAaagtttataagttaaaagaaaaCTTAGAACTAAAACAAAGTGTTTCAGTTTTAGAAAAAGACATAACCAAATGTGTGAAAGCTActgaaacttttgaaaatattataggAGTTCAACAAAGAGTTGTTGATAAAAATGGAATAG TCAAGAAAAAGCcatggtacttggacagtggcTGCTCGAGGCACATGACCGGAGACAGACACAGCTTCCTTTCCCTTGAGGAAAAGGAAGGAGGAACCGTTACCTTTGGTAATAATGAAAAAGCTAGTATCAAAG AGGGTCTAGAACATAACTTaataagtattagtcaactgTGTGATAATGGTCTTGaagtaatttttaaaactcATACATGTGAAATTAAACAAATATCTACTGGAAAAACTCTTTTTAATGGATCAAGAAAAAAGAATGTATATGTCATATATCTAGATGAACTGCCGTCATGTTTTGTATCTCTTGAAAAGGATAAAtggatttggcacaaaaggGCAGGACATGTAAATATGAGGACAATTGCAAAACTTTCTCaacttgatctagtaagaggATTACCAAAGATAAGTTTTGACAAAGATAAATTATGTGAAAGTTGTACAAagggaaaacaaaccaaaagtaGTTTTAAACCTAAAGACTTTATTTCAACTAAAAGACCTCTTGAATTACTTCACATAGATTTGTTTGGACCTGTCAAAACTACTAGTCTAGGTGGTAAAAATTATGgctttgttattgttgatgactactcTAGATACACatgggttttgtttttaaaaa ATAATCTAGGAAAATTTGACTCTAAATCTGATAAAGGAATTTTCTTAGGATACTCTCTAACCTCTAAAGCATATAGAGTTTATAATCTAAAATCAAAATCTTTagaagaaagcatgcatgtaaaatttgatgaatttgatgatatATCATGTGTAAGAGAaatagatgatgaagatgagcaaAACTCATCAAAAGAACAAGTTATAGAACAGGAATCACCACCACAAGAACCTCCTAGAACTTGGAAGGTTGTAAGCAATCACCCTCAAGAACAAATAATAGGTGACACTGCAGAAGGTGTAAGAACCAGAAGATCATTTCAAGTTGATGAGAACAATCTAGCTATGATCTCTCAAATTGAGCCAAAATCCATAGAAGAAGCAATCACTGATGAATCATGGATAATtgctatgaaagaagaactTTCACAATttgagaagaatgaagtttggaaGCTAGTACCAGATCCTTTAGACCATTCTATCATTGGAACTAGACGAGTCTTCAGAAACAAAATGgatgaaaatggtaaggtaATTCGCAGCAAAGCAAGACTTGTTGCTCAAGGttataatcaacaagaaggtatagactatgatgaaacatttgcaccAGTAGCAAGGTTAGAAGCAATAAGAATCttacttgcatatgcatctcataaatgttttaaactttttcaaatggacGTAAAAAGTGCTTTTTGTAACGCCCCAAAATTCTAG